The following are encoded in a window of Acidimicrobiales bacterium genomic DNA:
- a CDS encoding thioesterase family protein — protein sequence MDARTWLGLEPTHNPNRWILPITPGISTGGGFLFGGCGLGAAISALEGTTGRPVVWAAAQYLSYARPPSILDIDVRVAVSGKQVSQARAVAHVGDTEILTVNAALGARPVEIGGEWAQRPEVKPPDECPPRPRWRHLEGDWIHTRFEERIAVPVDGDADPTVDGRSAIWVRVPEGIDMEAVALAVLGDFVPGGIGAALGRDAGGNSLDNTIRIVSPVPTEWVLLDIRVHAMANGFAHGLVHQWSEDGRLMATASQSTIVRVRD from the coding sequence ATGGACGCTCGCACCTGGCTCGGACTCGAACCCACCCACAACCCCAACCGCTGGATCCTGCCGATCACCCCCGGCATCAGCACCGGCGGCGGCTTTCTCTTCGGGGGGTGCGGCCTCGGCGCCGCCATCTCCGCGTTGGAGGGCACCACCGGCCGCCCGGTGGTCTGGGCGGCCGCCCAGTACCTCTCCTACGCCCGGCCGCCGTCGATCCTCGACATCGACGTGCGGGTGGCGGTGTCGGGCAAGCAGGTGAGCCAGGCCCGGGCGGTCGCCCACGTCGGCGACACCGAGATCCTCACCGTCAACGCCGCGCTCGGTGCGCGGCCCGTGGAGATCGGCGGCGAGTGGGCCCAGCGGCCCGAGGTCAAACCGCCCGACGAGTGCCCGCCCCGGCCCAGGTGGCGCCACCTCGAGGGCGACTGGATCCACACCCGGTTCGAGGAGCGGATCGCCGTCCCCGTCGACGGTGATGCCGATCCCACCGTGGACGGGCGCAGCGCCATCTGGGTACGGGTGCCCGAGGGGATCGACATGGAAGCGGTCGCCCTCGCGGTCCTCGGCGACTTCGTCCCCGGCGGCATCGGTGCCGCGCTCGGTCGCGACGCGGGCGGCAACAGCCTCGACAACACGATCCGCATCGTGTCGCCGGTCCCCACCGAGTGGGTGCTGCTCGACATCCGGGTTCACGCCATGGCCAACGGCTTCGCCCACGGCCTGGTGCACCAGTGGTCCGAGGACGGCAGGCTCATGGCCACCGCCAGCCAGTCGACCATCGTGCGGGTCCGTGACTGA
- the gap gene encoding type I glyceraldehyde-3-phosphate dehydrogenase: MSVRVGINGFGRIGRNFYRAAKEQGADLDIVAVNDLGDKDTMAHLLQYDSVMGQLDADVTVDDDGLRVDGDAIKVLSERDPGSLPWGDLGVDVVIESTGIFTSRDAAAAHLDGGAPFVIVSAPSSGADATFVMGVNDDTFDPDTHKVVSNASCTTNCFVPLVKVLDDAFGVQQGFMTTVHAYTGDQMLVDGPHKDLRRARAAAINIVPTNTGAARATALVMESMQGRLDGTALRVPVPTGSITDFVGTLEREVTADEVNEAFRAAADSGPLAGVLEYSEAPLVSTDIVGSPASCTFDAPLTMAMGNLVKVLGWYDNEWGYSNRLVDLGLVIGAANQS; encoded by the coding sequence ATGAGTGTTCGTGTCGGGATCAACGGCTTCGGGCGCATCGGGCGCAACTTCTACCGGGCCGCCAAGGAACAGGGTGCCGACCTCGACATCGTCGCCGTCAACGACCTGGGCGACAAGGACACCATGGCCCACCTCCTGCAGTACGACTCGGTCATGGGCCAGCTCGACGCCGACGTGACCGTCGACGACGACGGGCTCCGCGTCGACGGCGACGCGATCAAGGTGCTGTCCGAGCGCGACCCCGGCAGCCTGCCGTGGGGCGACCTCGGCGTCGACGTGGTCATCGAGTCGACCGGCATCTTCACCAGCCGCGACGCGGCGGCCGCCCACCTCGACGGCGGCGCGCCGTTCGTGATCGTGTCGGCGCCGTCCTCGGGAGCCGACGCCACCTTCGTGATGGGGGTCAACGACGACACCTTCGACCCCGACACCCACAAGGTCGTCTCCAACGCATCGTGCACCACCAACTGCTTCGTGCCGCTGGTCAAGGTGCTCGACGACGCCTTCGGGGTCCAGCAGGGGTTCATGACCACCGTTCACGCCTACACCGGCGACCAGATGCTGGTCGACGGGCCCCACAAGGACCTGCGCCGGGCCCGGGCGGCGGCGATCAACATCGTGCCCACCAACACCGGCGCCGCCCGCGCCACCGCCCTGGTCATGGAGTCGATGCAGGGGCGCCTCGACGGCACCGCGCTGCGGGTGCCGGTGCCGACGGGTTCGATCACCGACTTCGTCGGCACCCTCGAGCGCGAGGTGACCGCCGACGAGGTCAACGAGGCGTTCCGGGCCGCGGCCGACAGCGGCCCGCTGGCCGGGGTGCTCGAGTACTCCGAGGCGCCGCTCGTCTCCACCGACATCGTCGGGTCGCCGGCATCGTGCACCTTCGACGCTCCGCTGACGATGGCCATGGGCAACCTGGTCAAGGTGCTCGGCTGGTACGACAACGAGTGGGGCTACTCCAACCGCCTCGTCGACCTCGGCCTCGTCATCGGCGCAGCCAACCAGAGCTGA
- the rapZ gene encoding RNase adapter RapZ, whose product MATVSEGTPTSEFIVITGLSGAGRSLAADHLEDLGWFVIDNLPPQLIPKVAELASAPRSEFSQVVLVVGTGPGFEDVLPALRQVRAGDTPVRILFLEASTSVLVQRYESTRRRHPLSDEQTIVDAIDRERVLLDPVKAEADVVVDTSDLNVHQLRERMITLFGDESDPASQLRTSVISFGYKHGLPLDVDIVFDCRFLPNPHWVPELQAHTGLDPAVRDFVLGQDEAASFLDGFDSVLEVVVPAFLREGKSYLTVALGCTGGRHRSVVLAEELAERMSAHGLNASVTHRDIDR is encoded by the coding sequence GTGGCGACCGTGAGCGAGGGGACACCGACCAGCGAGTTCATCGTCATCACCGGGCTGTCCGGCGCGGGCCGGTCCCTCGCCGCCGACCACCTCGAGGACCTGGGGTGGTTCGTGATCGACAACCTGCCGCCCCAGCTCATCCCCAAGGTCGCCGAGCTGGCCTCGGCCCCCCGCTCGGAGTTCTCCCAGGTCGTGCTGGTGGTCGGCACCGGCCCCGGCTTCGAGGACGTGCTGCCCGCGCTGCGCCAGGTCCGTGCCGGCGACACCCCGGTGCGGATCCTGTTCCTCGAGGCGTCCACCAGCGTGCTGGTCCAGCGCTACGAGAGCACCCGGCGCCGCCACCCCCTCAGCGACGAGCAGACGATCGTCGACGCCATCGACCGCGAGCGGGTGCTGCTCGACCCGGTCAAGGCCGAGGCCGACGTCGTGGTCGACACCAGCGACCTCAACGTCCACCAGCTCCGCGAGCGGATGATCACCCTCTTCGGCGACGAGTCCGATCCCGCCTCGCAGCTGCGCACCAGCGTCATCTCCTTCGGCTACAAGCACGGGCTGCCCCTCGACGTCGACATCGTGTTCGACTGCCGGTTCCTGCCCAACCCCCACTGGGTTCCCGAGCTGCAGGCCCACACCGGGCTCGACCCCGCGGTCCGCGACTTCGTGCTCGGCCAGGACGAGGCCGCCTCGTTCCTCGACGGGTTCGACTCGGTGCTCGAGGTCGTGGTGCCCGCCTTCTTGCGCGAAGGCAAGTCCTACCTCACCGTGGCGCTGGGCTGCACCGGTGGGCGGCACCGTTCGGTGGTGCTGGCCGAGGAGCTGGCCGAGCGCATGAGCGCCCACGGGCTCAACGCCTCGGTCACCCACCGCGACATCGACCGCTGA
- a CDS encoding class I SAM-dependent methyltransferase, which yields MTDPGGGLWEAHAGWWQDGFSEGADPEYTEQILPLAAELLDGAGDVLDVGCGEGQVARLALRVGARTAVGIDPTWAQVTVAAERGGGATYARAGADRLPFPDASFDTAVACLVFEHIESVDEAIAEVARVLRPGGRFLFFLNHPLLQTPDSGWIDDQILDPPEQYWRIGPYLVEDATIEEVEKGVFIPFIHRPLSRYVNALADNGLVITNMVEPAPPPGFLAQAAEYEAAATIPRLLVLVTAKVPR from the coding sequence GTGACTGACCCGGGCGGCGGTCTCTGGGAGGCCCATGCCGGCTGGTGGCAGGACGGGTTCTCCGAGGGGGCCGACCCGGAGTACACCGAACAGATCCTGCCGCTCGCCGCCGAGCTGCTCGACGGCGCGGGCGACGTGCTCGACGTCGGCTGCGGCGAGGGCCAGGTGGCCCGCCTGGCGCTTCGGGTCGGCGCCCGCACCGCGGTGGGCATCGACCCGACCTGGGCCCAGGTGACGGTGGCGGCCGAGCGCGGCGGGGGAGCGACCTACGCCCGGGCGGGGGCCGACCGGTTGCCGTTCCCCGACGCCAGCTTCGACACCGCGGTGGCCTGTTTGGTGTTCGAGCACATCGAATCGGTCGACGAGGCCATCGCCGAGGTCGCCCGCGTGCTGCGCCCCGGCGGCCGGTTCCTGTTCTTTCTCAACCATCCCCTGTTGCAGACACCCGACAGCGGCTGGATCGACGACCAGATCCTCGACCCGCCCGAGCAGTACTGGCGGATCGGCCCGTACCTGGTCGAGGACGCCACGATCGAAGAGGTCGAAAAGGGCGTGTTCATCCCCTTCATCCACCGGCCCCTCAGCCGCTATGTCAACGCGCTGGCCGACAACGGCCTGGTCATCACCAACATGGTGGAACCGGCACCGCCCCCGGGATTCCTCGCCCAGGCGGCCGAGTACGAGGCGGCGGCGACGATCCCGCGCCTGCTGGTGCTGGTCACCGCCAAGGTGCCGCGCTGA
- a CDS encoding phosphoglycerate kinase: protein MSVPQLEDLGDLDGRRVLLRADFNVPLRNGEITDDLRIRSALPTIGWLQERGATVTACSHLGRPKGEPDPKYTMDPVRARLAELAPGVELMENLRFDPGETANDAAFVQRLIQGQDLYVNDAFGASHRSHASIVGPPQHLPSAAGRLLATEVEVLLGLRDRPNRPFVAVLGGSKVSDKLGVIEALMDVVDTLLIGGGMCFTFLAAKGRSVGSSLLEADQVDTCARLLESGKIQLPSDITAMGPDGTIGDPDAGGEVRQAGTNLADGWKGLDIGPGTAAEFTDVIAEARTVFWNGPMGVFEDPRFAAGTRTVAQAVADCRGFTVVGGGDSAAAVAEFGLADDIDHISTGGGASLELLERGDLPGLAALRGDTDA, encoded by the coding sequence GTGTCGGTTCCCCAACTCGAAGACCTCGGCGATCTCGACGGGCGGCGGGTCCTGCTGCGCGCCGACTTCAACGTGCCGTTGCGCAACGGCGAGATCACCGACGACCTGCGGATCCGCTCCGCGCTGCCGACGATCGGGTGGCTCCAGGAGCGCGGAGCGACGGTCACCGCCTGCAGCCACCTCGGTCGTCCCAAGGGCGAACCCGATCCCAAGTACACGATGGACCCGGTGCGGGCCCGCCTGGCCGAGCTGGCACCGGGGGTCGAGCTGATGGAGAACCTGCGCTTCGACCCCGGCGAGACCGCCAACGACGCCGCCTTCGTGCAGCGCCTGATCCAGGGCCAGGACCTCTACGTGAACGACGCGTTCGGGGCGTCGCACCGCAGCCACGCGTCGATCGTCGGGCCGCCCCAGCACCTGCCCAGCGCCGCCGGACGCCTGCTGGCCACCGAGGTCGAGGTGCTGCTCGGGTTGCGCGACCGGCCGAACCGACCCTTTGTCGCCGTGCTCGGCGGGTCCAAGGTCAGCGACAAGCTGGGCGTCATCGAGGCGTTGATGGACGTGGTCGACACCCTGCTCATCGGCGGCGGCATGTGCTTCACCTTCCTCGCCGCCAAGGGGCGTTCGGTCGGCTCGTCGCTGCTCGAAGCCGACCAGGTCGACACCTGCGCTCGCCTGCTCGAATCGGGCAAGATCCAGCTTCCCTCCGACATCACCGCCATGGGCCCCGACGGCACCATCGGCGATCCCGACGCCGGGGGAGAGGTGCGCCAGGCGGGAACCAACCTGGCCGACGGGTGGAAGGGCCTCGACATCGGTCCCGGCACCGCGGCCGAGTTCACCGACGTCATCGCCGAGGCCCGCACCGTGTTCTGGAACGGCCCCATGGGTGTGTTCGAGGACCCCCGCTTCGCGGCCGGGACCCGCACCGTGGCCCAGGCCGTGGCCGACTGCCGCGGCTTCACCGTCGTCGGTGGTGGCGACTCGGCCGCCGCGGTCGCCGAGTTCGGCCTCGCCGACGACATCGACCACATCTCCACCGGCGGGGGCGCATCGCTCGAACTGCTCGAACGGGGGGACCTGCCCGGACTGGCCGCCCTGCGAGGAGACACCGATGCCTG